Proteins from a single region of Rhipicephalus sanguineus isolate Rsan-2018 chromosome 5, BIME_Rsan_1.4, whole genome shotgun sequence:
- the LOC119394254 gene encoding uncharacterized protein LOC119394254 has translation MLAVIFVIALVGGSVHGLDINDDVGINDNVGVAVKDEGANVEDANAYIDSVLEFELPKRMATLDPLKARNFQPVNGHHLNGTNMRFVFFEVTGLRGIRRDGDCQLTRADEEHPTTLECTLATELRYDVVANVTYQNTTLHNVKINGTFEGVRGPLTVTFQRSLPAKVEFSPRYDATWDSVSLSRQARPHWYVIMEREIHLQMINVFEFVTKRAFAKAMFNAAKEVPFPE, from the exons ATGTTGGCCGTGATCTTCGTCATAGCGCTTGTAGGAG GATCCGTGCACGGACTTGACATCAATGACGACGTCGGCATCAACGACAACGTTGGCGTTGCTGTCAAAGACGAAGGCGCCAACGTCGAAGATGCCAACGCCTACATCGACTCGGTACTCGAGTTCGAGCTGCCGAAACGCATGGCGACACTCGATCCGCTCAAGGCGCGCAACTTCCAACCGGTCAACGGCCACCACCTGAACGGCACCAACATGAGGTTCGTCTTCTTCGAAGTAACGGGCCTCCGAGGTATTCGGCGCGACGGCGACTGCCAGCTGACCCGCGCCGACGAAGAACATCCGACAACCTTGGAATGCACACTCGCCACCGAACTTCGTTACGACGTCGTGGCTAACGTGACCTACCAGAACACGACACTGCACAACGTGAAGATAAACGGCACCTTCGAGGGCGTCAGGGGTCCGCTTACCGTCACGTTCCAGAGGTCGCTGCCGGCCAAAGTCGAGTTCTCGCCTCGCTACGACGCCACGTGGGACAGTGTCTCGCTATCACGACAGGCGCGCCCCCATTGGTACGTCATAATGGAACGAGAGATTCACCTGCAGATGATTAACGTGTTCGAGTTTGTGACAAAAAGAGCCTTCGCCAAGGCAATGTTTAACGCGGCTAAGGAAGTCCCATTCCCCGAGTGA